In the genome of Polaromonas vacuolata, the window TACACCGACTGCGTTGACGTATGCCCCGTCGATTGCTTCCGCGAAGGCCCCAACATGTTGGTGATTGATCCAGACGAGTGCATTGACTGCGCCGTCTGCATCCCAGAATGCCCAGTCAACGCGATCTATGCAGAAGAAGATTTGCCAGCTGATCAGATGCACTTCATCAAAATCAACATTGATTTAGCCACCGCTGCGGGCTGGAAAAGCATCACCAAGCGCAAAGACCCACTGCCAGACGCAGACGACTGGAAAGATAAAACCAACAAGCTCGCCGAGCTGGTTCGCTAATCTACAAACCCAAAGAAGGCCAAAAAACTAATGCCCAATCAAGTGCAGTCGGACTGCATTCAAACTGATGCCTTAGTCATTGGCGCAGGCCCTACTGGTTTATTCGCCGCATTCCAGTTAGGGCTGCAAGAAATCAAAACGCATATTGTTGACAGCCTGCATTACGCAGGTGGTCAATGTATAGAGCTTTATCCCGACAAACCCATCTATGACATTCCCGGCACACCACGTTGCACCGGGCGCGAACTGACAGAAAACCTGTTAAAACAGCTTAAACCCTTTGACCCTCAGTTTCATCTAGGCCAAGAAATCAGCAGTTTAGAAAAACAAGCCGATGGGCGCTTTTTAGCGCAAACCACAGCCGGTCAGTCTTTTTTAACAAAGACTATTTTCATTGCCGCTGGTGTGGGTGCCTTTCAGGCCAGACAAATCAAGCTCGATGGCCTTGAGCGCTTTAACGGCAGTCAGATTTTTTACCGTAGCGACGCCAATACTGTTTTTGCGAACAAGCATCTTTTAGTAGTGGGCGGCGATACTGCAGCGATTCAAAGCGCACTTAACTTTGCTACCGACAGCACGCAAAAAGCCGCCAGTGTGACACTGCTACATCGACGCGATGTATTGCAAGCTGAGCCTGAATTACTCCAGCAATTTCAAGCTGCATGTGAAGCCGGCAAGATTCGCTTTATGGTCGGCCAAGTCACCGCTTATAGCGAAGTTCAAGGCTGTATGACAGCGGCACACATTACTGATGTCGATGGCCAGACCGCACCACTTGCCTTAGACGTCATGTTGGTATTACTAGGTCTGTCACCAAAACTCGGGCCACTGGCCAGCTGGGGTTTGGCCATGTCACGCAAACAAGTAGAAGTTGACACAGAAAAGTTTTCTACCAGTGAGCCAGGCATTTTCGCTATCGGCGACATCAATAGTTATCCGGGTAAAAAGAAACTGATTTTGAGCGGCTTTCATGAAGCCACCCTCGCCGTTTTTGGCGCAGCAGAAATCATCTTTCCCGAGAAAAAAATCATGTTGCAATACACCACCACTAGCCCTCGCTTGCACGCGTTGCTAGGCGCTTGAACTAAAAAGTCTTTTGCACGCACGGCTTGAAGATTCATCGAGCTAAAAGGTAAGGGAAATTAAAAGGTGCAACGCCTTTTTCCACTCATTACATTACTCGATGTCAATTAAGTTTTCAAACTAGCAATACGACATACTGCGGTCATTTTTTGTTTTGATTAGCGAAGTTTTAAGCTTTGCTGTGACCTAGTCGAGCGGCTCAGTCGCACGGCTCAACACGCAATTACTCTCGCTGTGCTTTCAACACAGCGCAAAAAGTAGTTTTAAAAAGTCACACATTTGCTATTTTTTTACGTGAAAAATAGAAAAGAATTAGCTATTAGTCGTTGTTTCTTATTTTTTAAAAATTAGAAAAAGCTAGAGTTAATTGCCCTATGCCAGAACTTGTTCTTTACTTGAGTATTGCAGCCGCGGCTATCACAAGTTTGGCGATGTTCTGGCTGTCCCCTCAATGTCGTCAAGCCCGTCTGGGTGTCTTATTGGTAATGGCGTGGGTATTTGGTGTTTATTTTGTGTGGCGTTTAGGTCAGACTGTTCTATGGGGTGGATTTAGCTTTGCGGCGCTTTACACCCAATTTTTCGTACTAGTTGAGTTGCTTTGGCTTGCAGAAATGGTTCATGATTGCCATTTTTATACTTATGCATCACGGCCGCTGGTACAAGGCATCAGCCGCGCACTTCGCCAATCAAGCATCGATGTAGTCATTGCCAGTTATAACGAGCCCCGCGACATACTGGAAAAAACATTGCTTTGTGCCCTTCACTTAGATTGGAGTGCGCCTATAAAGATATATGTCATTGATGATGGTAAGCGTCAGTGGCTCGCTGAGCTTTGCTACAAGTTGGGCATTAACTACCTTAGCCGACCGGACAATCTAAACGCTAAGGCCGGCAACATTAATCACGCGCTTGATTATCTTCACGGCGATTTTGCGTTACTGCTAGATGCAGACTTTTTAGTCGCACCATTTGCAATTGAAAAACTAATCGCGCCTATGGTCGATGCCCAAGTCGCAGTGGTGCAATCACCGCACGATTTTTACAACCCCGATCCCATACAACGCAGTCTTGGTTTAGAAAGCCTAAGCCCTACTGACCAAATACATTTTTTCAACGACACACTGCGCATGCGCGATAACGGAGGCGCCGCTTTTTTTTGCGGTAGCAGCGGTTTAATAAGATTAAAAGCGCTCAAAGAGATTTCAGGCTTTCCCACTGATTCCATCACTGAAGATATTTTTGTCTCGCTCAAACTGAAGTCCCAGGGCTATCTATCAGTCACCATTAAAGAGGCTGTGGCGACTGGACTGAACCCGCAAAGCATTAACGATTTTTTTGCCCAACGCAAACGCTGGGGTGAAGGTGCCATACAGATGAATTCCTGTATTTGGGGCTCTACCCAAAGCTGGTTGCGCAATCTAGGCGTCATTAACCGATTGCAATTTTTCCCGGTGTATTGGTTAATTTCTTATCCCGTGCGGCTGATAAGTCTGTTGGTGCCTCAGGCCTGCCTGCTACTGGGCTGGCAACCACTTGTCAACGCGCCTATCAACCAGTTATTGGCAGCGCAGGGTGGCGTACTGATATTGATTCTGGCTTTTAACCAATGGATTTCCCGTTCACACAGTCAACTATTGTTAAGCCAGATTTGGCACGATGTTCTTGCCTTGCGCTTGACTTTTTACTTTCTCTTTAGGCTGATCAAACCAAATGACAAGCTTGTTTTTTCTGTCACGCCAAAAGGCAGCGATGCGGTTCATTTAGCAGAGGCTTCGGCCTCATCGGCTGCAGCCCAAAATCCAAACACAGCTACACCACCTCGATATTTTGATGTGTTGGTGTTAAGCCTTTTGATATTGACATTTGCTTGTCTAGCGTTGGGCGTGGTGAACTTGAATGACGCTCAAAGCACTGCTCAGTCTGGTGTTTATGCAGTCTCTTTATTTTGGGCCCTCATCAATTTCGCTCGTATATGGTTTGTTTATGCCAGCTTACGCCGTGAAAAAGCCGTGCGGCTCGAAGAACTTCAAGCACCGGTCAGAATAATGTCTGATTTGTGGATTGACGGCTTGCCGGCCAATGCCGTGGGAGAGTTTCAGGTCAGCGAAAGCTCACTGAGCAGCACTAATGAAAATCAAGTCATTGCTCACAGGGACTTAGCGCTCTTGCATAACGGCACACAGCGCCACATTGGCAGAACCAATGACCAAGGAAAAATACTTTTTCACACACTTAAATGTCGCGGCTTATGGCTTAGTCGATTGACTGTCGCTAGCCTAGAAGTGGGGCTTGAAAGGTTAAACGGCGGTTATAAATCAGCGCAGGCTGTTGCTCAAACCATAAAGGCTTCATTTACATGAGCTTTTTTCAACTCAAACTATTGGCTCTACTTTGTACAACCGTATTTAATGCGAATGCTGTGACGGGCGAGTTCTATCAACTCGACACTGGCTCGGCGGGCAGCACAGTTGTGGCGGTCAAAGCTTGGGATGACATAAAAATGTCGGCCAGCCATTCGCGCTGGAGTGAGCAGGGTCATGCGACCGGGATTGGAATCACAAAACAATTGCCACTTGTATTGTATGACGGCGTGCAATTTGCCTGGGGATTGCAAGGCATTGCGCATCGATCTGCGCCAGATGCAGCGCGACCCAGTTCCAGCGGTATTGGTCTTAAATTGAGCGCTGAATGGCAACCTAGATTTACTTCTGGTCAAGGCTACTTTTTAGTAGAGCGCGCCAGCATATTTGGCACTTGGCTTACGGTTGCTCAATACAAGCCTGACGGTTTGCCTGTAAGTATGGAATGGGTTGGCGTTGGCGATAAGCGCTGGTATGCCGGTCACAGCATTGCGCTGCGTTATGCACTGCCCGATACGCGCTTGTCTCTAAGGCTGGGTTACCGGCTAAACGACAAAAGCATATTTCTTGGTCTTTCTTACAACAGTTTTTAAAACTCTATGCTAAGACACCTGTTCAAACCGATTGATAAATCTGAGCCGCGCGAGAAGGTTTCTCATGCACTCGCCATACAGCGAATGCAGGCGCATATTGATGCACTAGAAGAAGAAAGGCGCTGTCTTTTTAGCCTATCTGAGAGTCCATTTTCTCTGATCACATTAAAATTTTCATGCAGTTTAGCGTCTCTTAGTCCATTAGATTTAGTCTACGCCAGCAGCAACGTCAGCAATATTCTTGCGACTACGACCAGTACGTTGATCCAAAATCCCCTTTTAATATTGGAATATTTGACGCCAGCGTCTGCTCGCAGAATCAAACGCCAATGGCAAGTTAGCGTTAAGCGTATGCAGCCTTTTAACGAATTAATCTGCCTCGCCTTGCGTAGCGACGCACATTGGCTACAAGTTCAGGTCATGCCCGCTCGTAGAGAAAAAAAGCTGGTATGGGAGTGCTTTGCCTTAGATGTGACGGCGCTGCATAACGATCACGAAGCGCAGAAAAAAATCCTTCATGATCAACTCATCTCGCTCGATAAGCTGAGTGTTCACACCCGCATGCAGCTACAAACTATTATCGATAGCATCCAAAAAATGCAGCAAGACGAAAGCGTAAGTGGCGGCGTCAACCTAGAACAAATCAGCCATAACTGCATTCAATTAACTGAAATCTTAGATGAGGTGATGGACACTGCAGCCTCGGTGCTAGATAAGGTCAGGCTAACGGATGATGAATTCCTCCTGACACCGTGGCTAGAAAGTTTGGCTAGTACGTGGCAACACTTCGCGGCAGATCGTGCGCTTAGTTTTACTCTGAGCTTAGACAACTGTGAGCACGTGGTGCAAACCGATCGCAATCGCCTAGCTCTGGTGTTGCGCAGACTATTTTTTTCTACGATCGCCACTGCCCAGCCCGGAGAAGTACGTGTGCATGTTGCTTGCCAAACTAAAGCACAGCAGTTGCACACCACAGTAGCAATTTCCTCTCTACACAAAAAAGACGGGATTGGCGTAAGCCATAGCTCGTTACTCGACTTCTATGACGCCGAGATAGAAATCCCGTCAACACTGACATGGACCCAGCAAATGGCGCGTCGCTTAGGCGGCTCTGTGGGTACCTCGTCCGTAGAAGACGGTAGATTTACTTTTCAACTGCGCATCAACTTGCCGTTAGCTCATGCACCAGTAGAAATTACAAAAACTGCTGCTGCTGCTCAATAAAATCCGTATTCCTTGATAGAGAAGCGCTACATCAGGTCTGATGCGCACTTTTATGTGGCGGATTCAAGCTTGAAGTGCAACCGTATGCTGATAGGACTCTAACTGTTCCATAAAAACCTGATGCGGCGTTCGATACCCTAAACATTTTCTAGGACGATGATTGAGCCTGTGCATCGCTAAAGCAATGTCATCGTCGGTGATGCAATTAAAGCGCATCCCCTTTGGGAAAAACTGGCGAATCAAACCGTTCATATTCTCGTTCGCCCCACGCTCCCACGAGGCGTATGGATGGGCGAAAAAGAAATCTGCACTCAGCGCAGAAGCTATTCGTTCATGCTGGGCAAATTCCTTGCCGTTATCAGTCGTGAGAGTGTGCACGCAATGAGCGAACGGTTTGAGTAAAGTGATTAACGCGTCCCCTACGGCTTGCGCTGTTTTGAATGGCACGTGGAAAATTATTGAATAGCGAGAGACACGCTCATTAATCGTCACTAGTGCTTGCTTCTGCCCGGCACCAATCACCAGATCAGCCTCCCAGTCGCCAAAGCGCGCACGCTCAAGCACGATGTCGGGTCGCAGTTCTATTGAGACCTGGCGAGAGATGGTGCCGCGCCGTTCACGGCCACTGCTGCGTTTTTTTCGCGTCTTCTGGCAACGCAGTGTTTTATGCAAGGTGCCGCCCGCGCGTTTGTCAGCGTAGATGTACTGGTAAATGCTCTCATAGCTAACACCGGGTTGGTGGCTAGCTTCGAGGTGGCCGCTGATTTGCTCGGGGCTCCAAGCCTCAGCCAACTTTTCCTCCACTACAGCCCATGTCGAGTCAGCAACTCTAGGACTATTGGCGCAGGCAAGTCTACGTTCTTGGGCTTTGTCATTTGCCTGCTTAGGGCGATAGCC includes:
- a CDS encoding sensor histidine kinase, whose protein sequence is MPARREKKLVWECFALDVTALHNDHEAQKKILHDQLISLDKLSVHTRMQLQTIIDSIQKMQQDESVSGGVNLEQISHNCIQLTEILDEVMDTAASVLDKVRLTDDEFLLTPWLESLASTWQHFAADRALSFTLSLDNCEHVVQTDRNRLALVLRRLFFSTIATAQPGEVRVHVACQTKAQQLHTTVAISSLHKKDGIGVSHSSLLDFYDAEIEIPSTLTWTQQMARRLGGSVGTSSVEDGRFTFQLRINLPLAHAPVEITKTAAAAQ
- a CDS encoding IS30 family transposase, which encodes MIYTHLTRDERYQIAILVKANFNQSEIAKMMDRDKSSISRELRRNRGLRGYRPKQANDKAQERRLACANSPRVADSTWAVVEEKLAEAWSPEQISGHLEASHQPGVSYESIYQYIYADKRAGGTLHKTLRCQKTRKKRSSGRERRGTISRQVSIELRPDIVLERARFGDWEADLVIGAGQKQALVTINERVSRYSIIFHVPFKTAQAVGDALITLLKPFAHCVHTLTTDNGKEFAQHERIASALSADFFFAHPYASWERGANENMNGLIRQFFPKGMRFNCITDDDIALAMHRLNHRPRKCLGYRTPHQVFMEQLESYQHTVALQA
- the fdxA gene encoding ferredoxin FdxA yields the protein MTHIVSDSCIRCKYTDCVDVCPVDCFREGPNMLVIDPDECIDCAVCIPECPVNAIYAEEDLPADQMHFIKINIDLATAAGWKSITKRKDPLPDADDWKDKTNKLAELVR
- a CDS encoding glycosyltransferase; translation: MPELVLYLSIAAAAITSLAMFWLSPQCRQARLGVLLVMAWVFGVYFVWRLGQTVLWGGFSFAALYTQFFVLVELLWLAEMVHDCHFYTYASRPLVQGISRALRQSSIDVVIASYNEPRDILEKTLLCALHLDWSAPIKIYVIDDGKRQWLAELCYKLGINYLSRPDNLNAKAGNINHALDYLHGDFALLLDADFLVAPFAIEKLIAPMVDAQVAVVQSPHDFYNPDPIQRSLGLESLSPTDQIHFFNDTLRMRDNGGAAFFCGSSGLIRLKALKEISGFPTDSITEDIFVSLKLKSQGYLSVTIKEAVATGLNPQSINDFFAQRKRWGEGAIQMNSCIWGSTQSWLRNLGVINRLQFFPVYWLISYPVRLISLLVPQACLLLGWQPLVNAPINQLLAAQGGVLILILAFNQWISRSHSQLLLSQIWHDVLALRLTFYFLFRLIKPNDKLVFSVTPKGSDAVHLAEASASSAAAQNPNTATPPRYFDVLVLSLLILTFACLALGVVNLNDAQSTAQSGVYAVSLFWALINFARIWFVYASLRREKAVRLEELQAPVRIMSDLWIDGLPANAVGEFQVSESSLSSTNENQVIAHRDLALLHNGTQRHIGRTNDQGKILFHTLKCRGLWLSRLTVASLEVGLERLNGGYKSAQAVAQTIKASFT
- a CDS encoding NAD(P)/FAD-dependent oxidoreductase, encoding MPNQVQSDCIQTDALVIGAGPTGLFAAFQLGLQEIKTHIVDSLHYAGGQCIELYPDKPIYDIPGTPRCTGRELTENLLKQLKPFDPQFHLGQEISSLEKQADGRFLAQTTAGQSFLTKTIFIAAGVGAFQARQIKLDGLERFNGSQIFYRSDANTVFANKHLLVVGGDTAAIQSALNFATDSTQKAASVTLLHRRDVLQAEPELLQQFQAACEAGKIRFMVGQVTAYSEVQGCMTAAHITDVDGQTAPLALDVMLVLLGLSPKLGPLASWGLAMSRKQVEVDTEKFSTSEPGIFAIGDINSYPGKKKLILSGFHEATLAVFGAAEIIFPEKKIMLQYTTTSPRLHALLGA